A DNA window from Vibrio sp. CDRSL-10 TSBA contains the following coding sequences:
- a CDS encoding helix-turn-helix domain-containing protein, with amino-acid sequence MRDRLSIRSYTVHANSHLHDYHQVVIPLSGFIEMELGDSGKPLRAGLGDCVVIRSATRHDFRASSAFRFLVADLCQLPDNLAHSEVTDFILDAPALAFAQFVDSQLSSEVDSRIEEKMLALFLDLLARQRFAAPIDSRIQKALQVMRDNLAMPLTIKQLASVACLSSTQYKTLFKASMGMTTFQYLTKLRMERARALLSHSDLPIALIAEQVGFVDPSAFSRSFSRYFGQPPKYFNARRG; translated from the coding sequence GTGCGCGACCGACTCTCTATCCGCTCTTACACTGTGCACGCCAACAGCCATCTGCATGACTATCATCAGGTTGTGATCCCCCTATCCGGGTTCATTGAAATGGAACTGGGAGACAGTGGCAAACCGCTGCGGGCGGGGCTTGGGGATTGCGTGGTGATCCGCTCAGCCACGCGCCACGATTTCCGGGCCTCCTCAGCTTTTCGCTTTTTAGTCGCCGACCTCTGTCAGCTACCGGATAACCTGGCTCATTCTGAGGTCACGGATTTCATCCTCGATGCCCCGGCACTGGCATTTGCGCAATTTGTTGATTCGCAACTAAGCAGCGAGGTGGACAGCAGAATTGAAGAGAAAATGCTGGCTCTTTTTCTCGATCTGCTTGCCCGTCAACGCTTTGCCGCGCCGATAGACAGCCGGATTCAGAAGGCGCTGCAGGTAATGCGTGATAATCTGGCCATGCCACTCACCATAAAGCAGTTAGCCAGTGTCGCCTGTCTGAGCAGCACCCAATACAAAACTCTGTTCAAAGCCAGTATGGGCATGACCACTTTTCAGTACCTGACCAAGTTACGTATGGAGCGGGCACGGGCTCTGTTGTCTCACTCCGATCTGCCGATTGCTCTGATTGCCGAACAAGTCGGTTTTGTGGACCCCTCTGCGTTCAGCCGTAGTTTCAGCCGTTATTTTGGCCAGCCGCCAAAATATTTTAACGCCCGAAGAGGCTAA
- a CDS encoding Lrp/AsnC family transcriptional regulator has product MTLDKYDYSLLQQLQQNCQTPLRELAEMVHLSTASVQRRIQKLKDKGYIQANVALLDPNKLNQVITILVEVQADKTHSADLQLLKQSFSGPEVQQCYYVTGEADFMLVLLVPNMQRFQQICDKLFHSNPNVKWFRTIVALDRVKATLSVPIEAIE; this is encoded by the coding sequence ATGACATTGGACAAGTACGATTACTCGTTACTGCAGCAGTTGCAGCAAAACTGCCAAACTCCGTTGCGTGAACTGGCGGAAATGGTGCACCTGTCTACGGCATCCGTTCAGCGCCGAATCCAAAAACTCAAAGACAAAGGTTATATTCAGGCGAATGTTGCCCTGTTGGACCCGAATAAACTCAATCAGGTGATTACGATTCTGGTGGAAGTGCAGGCCGACAAGACCCACAGTGCTGATCTGCAACTATTAAAACAGAGTTTTTCCGGACCGGAAGTTCAGCAGTGTTATTACGTGACCGGAGAAGCCGACTTCATGTTGGTACTGCTGGTGCCCAACATGCAACGTTTTCAGCAAATCTGCGATAAATTATTTCACTCCAATCCTAACGTGAAATGGTTTCGCACTATAGTGGCACTGGATAGGGTGAAAGCGACATTGTCAGTGCCTATTGAAGCGATAGAATAA
- the rarD gene encoding EamA family transporter RarD, with protein sequence MQTQTNTTLGVTLNVIASGFFALMFAYTALLKDVEGTEIYGWRIVLTLPLLTLFIVMRGYWPQVITIIRRIVNERYFWATRLLSSFLVGLQLWLFMWAPVNGYGLAVSLGYFIMPITMVVVGRLAFNDKMSRLQQLACGFAVIGVLNQLIISQTLAWPTLAICLCYPVYFWLRLKTDTNSIGGVWFDMLLSVPFSLYCLIHSGDVLSSLTTSYQLLWLVFGLGIISAMALAFQSLSAPHLNLSLFGLLIYVEPVMLLLVALLLGETISPKEWPTYIAIWLAVMALVTEGILGLKKTRSLSKAAGHS encoded by the coding sequence ATGCAGACTCAAACCAATACCACGCTAGGTGTCACACTTAACGTCATCGCATCCGGATTTTTTGCCCTGATGTTTGCGTATACCGCTTTGCTCAAAGACGTTGAAGGCACGGAAATTTATGGCTGGCGTATAGTGTTAACCCTGCCTCTGCTGACCCTGTTTATTGTGATGCGTGGTTACTGGCCGCAAGTGATCACCATCATTCGCCGTATCGTCAATGAACGCTATTTCTGGGCAACGCGCCTCTTATCGTCATTTCTGGTCGGCCTGCAGTTATGGCTGTTTATGTGGGCGCCGGTAAACGGCTATGGTTTGGCCGTATCACTCGGCTACTTCATTATGCCGATAACCATGGTGGTCGTCGGCCGGTTAGCGTTCAACGACAAAATGTCACGCTTACAGCAACTGGCATGCGGCTTTGCAGTCATCGGGGTTCTGAATCAACTGATTATTTCTCAAACCTTGGCCTGGCCTACGCTGGCAATTTGCCTGTGCTACCCGGTCTATTTCTGGCTGCGGCTGAAAACAGATACTAACAGTATCGGCGGTGTCTGGTTTGACATGCTACTGAGTGTACCTTTCAGCCTGTATTGTCTGATACACAGCGGTGATGTGCTCTCCAGCCTGACCACCAGCTATCAGCTGCTGTGGCTGGTATTCGGCCTCGGTATCATCAGTGCCATGGCGCTGGCGTTTCAATCGCTTTCAGCACCTCACCTTAACCTCAGTCTGTTTGGCTTACTGATTTATGTTGAGCCCGTCATGCTGCTTTTGGTGGCCCTATTGCTGGGTGAGACCATCAGTCCTAAAGAGTGGCCAACCTACATCGCGATTTGGCTGGCGGTCATGGCATTGGTTACCGAGGGTATTCTGGGGCTGAAAAAAACACGCAGCCTGAGCAAAGCAGCAGGCCATTCATAG
- a CDS encoding DUF4432 family protein codes for MKIKASYAAILLSLSAMNTQAAEFVLTNSASGEDVGDWQVSSQSLGLQSSTPFSVEKRRLHGGKQLGVEVLIVNNGELTITLIPTRGMGILNVKRQGKRILGWDSPVKEVVNPAFIDLESRNGLGWLDGFNEMLVRCGYEWTGHPGVDDNGQLLSLHGRVQNTPASSVKVTIDDAAPHKITIEGEVSERTFKKAELVTLTKLEVTPGANSFSLHDTLTNKADYDDEYQIIYHSNFGRPILEQGAKITAAASEISPFNDYAKAGLQEWQTYLAPTKGFDEMVFNLKPIGDAQGNSLAVSA; via the coding sequence ATGAAAATCAAAGCTTCGTACGCTGCCATCCTGCTCAGTTTATCCGCAATGAATACTCAGGCAGCTGAGTTTGTGCTAACCAATTCTGCCAGCGGTGAAGATGTCGGCGACTGGCAGGTAAGCAGCCAATCGTTAGGCTTACAAAGCAGTACCCCGTTCTCAGTAGAAAAACGCCGTCTGCATGGCGGTAAACAACTAGGGGTAGAGGTGCTCATCGTTAATAATGGTGAACTGACCATTACCCTGATCCCGACCCGTGGCATGGGGATCCTCAATGTCAAAAGACAGGGTAAACGTATTCTTGGCTGGGATTCACCAGTCAAAGAAGTGGTGAACCCGGCCTTTATCGATTTGGAAAGTCGCAACGGCCTGGGATGGCTGGACGGATTTAATGAAATGCTGGTGCGCTGTGGTTATGAATGGACCGGCCACCCAGGTGTGGATGACAACGGACAACTGCTGAGCCTGCATGGCCGGGTCCAGAACACACCAGCGTCGAGTGTCAAAGTGACGATTGATGACGCAGCGCCACACAAGATAACGATTGAAGGCGAAGTTTCTGAACGTACTTTCAAAAAAGCCGAGTTGGTGACTCTAACTAAACTGGAAGTGACTCCGGGAGCTAACAGCTTCTCCTTACATGACACGCTGACCAACAAAGCCGACTATGACGATGAATATCAAATCATCTACCACTCCAACTTTGGTCGTCCTATCCTGGAACAAGGTGCGAAAATCACTGCCGCAGCGAGCGAAATTTCACCATTCAATGACTACGCCAAGGCCGGCCTGCAAGAGTGGCAAACCTATCTTGCACCCACCAAAGGCTTTGATGAAATGGTGTTTAACCTCAAACCAATTGGTGACGCACAAGGCAACAGCTTAGCCGTTTCTGCATAA
- a CDS encoding DUF4432 family protein — protein MLTLWKNTDTEQQGYVTGIEPGTSYAYNTKYQRPLGLVPTIKAGESKHFDLTYTVLRTSTEVSQALSKVADIQGKTPLKQAAQPLVDLSKVD, from the coding sequence GTGCTGACGTTATGGAAAAACACTGACACGGAGCAACAAGGCTATGTGACTGGCATCGAACCGGGTACCAGCTATGCCTACAACACTAAATATCAGCGTCCGCTCGGCCTCGTCCCGACGATTAAGGCTGGTGAAAGCAAGCACTTTGACCTCACCTACACTGTGCTGCGCACTAGCACAGAAGTATCTCAGGCTCTGAGCAAAGTTGCGGATATTCAAGGCAAGACACCGCTCAAACAGGCCGCGCAACCACTGGTTGATTTAAGCAAAGTCGACTAG
- a CDS encoding cytochrome c gives MMKKWIACLLLGGLSTAAMGQTPESDLVARGEYLARAGDCVACHTAKGGAPFAGGLSMPTPIGNIYSTNITPDKETGIGGYSFEDFDQAVRHGVRKDGDSLYPAMPYPSYAIVSKQDMHALYAYFMQGVTPVKQANHAVDIPWPLSMRWPLSLWRGMFAPEVQDFSADSDADTVTERGRYLVQGLGHCGACHTPRALTMQEKALSDSEGEQYLSGGDPMEGWVAKNLRGDNKDGLGQWSEQELVTFLKTGRNSHTAVFGGMTDVVKHSLQYLSQEDLTAIARYLKSLPAKDPNQAPFKPDDTVAKALWHGDDSKPGAAVYIDSCAACHKSDGSGYDHFFPALRGNSVVQTDDATSLIHVVLAGSTLPGTQQAPSAITMPPFGWRLSDQEVAEVVNFIRSSWGNQAKPVDAAEVKAIRAEIATSDPALLGNVNPDKLSQVQR, from the coding sequence ATGATGAAAAAATGGATTGCTTGCCTGTTACTTGGCGGATTAAGCACCGCAGCTATGGGACAGACGCCTGAGTCCGATTTGGTGGCTCGCGGCGAATATCTGGCCCGCGCCGGAGACTGTGTGGCTTGCCACACCGCAAAAGGCGGCGCGCCGTTTGCCGGTGGTTTGTCGATGCCGACCCCGATTGGCAATATCTACAGCACCAATATCACTCCGGATAAAGAGACCGGAATTGGTGGCTACAGCTTTGAGGACTTTGACCAGGCCGTGCGCCATGGGGTAAGAAAGGATGGTGACAGCCTGTATCCTGCAATGCCGTATCCTTCTTACGCCATCGTCAGTAAGCAGGACATGCATGCATTGTATGCTTACTTCATGCAAGGGGTTACGCCGGTTAAGCAGGCTAACCATGCCGTGGATATTCCTTGGCCGCTGTCGATGCGCTGGCCGCTGAGCCTGTGGCGCGGCATGTTTGCGCCTGAGGTGCAGGACTTCAGCGCTGACAGCGATGCGGATACGGTGACCGAGCGGGGCCGTTACCTGGTGCAGGGCCTGGGCCACTGCGGTGCTTGTCATACTCCACGTGCGCTGACCATGCAGGAAAAGGCACTCAGCGACAGCGAGGGTGAACAGTACTTATCCGGTGGTGATCCGATGGAAGGTTGGGTGGCGAAAAATCTGCGTGGCGATAATAAAGATGGTTTGGGGCAGTGGAGTGAGCAGGAGTTGGTCACTTTCCTCAAAACCGGCCGTAACTCCCACACGGCCGTGTTTGGCGGTATGACAGATGTGGTCAAACATAGCCTGCAGTATCTGTCGCAGGAAGACTTAACGGCGATTGCCCGCTATCTGAAATCATTACCGGCGAAGGACCCGAATCAGGCACCGTTTAAACCCGATGACACTGTCGCGAAAGCACTGTGGCATGGCGATGACAGTAAACCAGGCGCGGCGGTGTATATCGACAGCTGCGCGGCTTGTCACAAGAGTGACGGCAGCGGTTACGATCACTTCTTCCCGGCATTACGGGGGAATTCCGTGGTGCAGACCGACGATGCGACCTCGCTGATCCACGTTGTGTTGGCTGGCAGTACGCTGCCCGGCACACAGCAGGCACCGAGTGCGATTACTATGCCACCGTTTGGCTGGCGTTTGAGCGACCAGGAAGTGGCGGAAGTCGTCAACTTTATCCGCTCCAGCTGGGGTAATCAGGCTAAACCGGTCGATGCCGCAGAAGTTAAAGCAATTCGCGCCGAGATTGCAACGTCTGATCCCGCTCTGCTGGGTAACGTTAACCCGGATAAGTTGTCGCAAGTGCAGCGCTGA
- a CDS encoding GMC family oxidoreductase gives MHWSGVHFRVDPVELRLRSHYEERYGKKFIPEGMTIQDFGVSYQELEPFFDKAEKVFGTSGSEWSVKGQVIGKGKGGNPYAPDRSDRFPLKAQKRTHSAQMFAQAAESVGYHPYDLPSANTSGPYTNTYGAQMGPCNFCGYCSGYACYMYSKASPNVNIWPALKQEPKFELRANSYVLRVNLTDDKKKATGVTYVDAQGQEVEQPADIVVLAAFQFHNVHLMLLSGIGQPYNPITNEGVVGRNFAYQNLSTIKAFFDQNTYTNNFIGAGGAGVAVDDFNADNFDHGPHGFVGGSPFWVNQAGTKPISGLPTVPGAPAWGSEWKGAIKQAYNHHVSMDAHGAHQSYRVNYMDLDPNYTDVHGQPLLRMTFDWQENDIKMSQFMHNKMANIAKAMNPQAISGSAKQAGEHFDARKYQTTHLNGGAVMGENPKTSAVNRYLQSWDVHNVFVPGASAFPQGLGYNPTGMVAALTYWSAKAIREQYLKNPGPMVQA, from the coding sequence TTGCACTGGTCTGGCGTGCACTTCCGGGTCGATCCGGTTGAACTGCGCTTACGCAGCCATTATGAAGAGCGCTACGGTAAAAAATTTATTCCTGAAGGTATGACAATTCAGGATTTCGGCGTGTCGTATCAGGAGCTGGAACCTTTCTTTGATAAAGCGGAGAAAGTTTTCGGTACTTCGGGCTCTGAATGGTCGGTCAAAGGCCAGGTGATCGGTAAAGGCAAAGGCGGCAACCCATATGCGCCGGATCGCTCGGATCGTTTCCCGCTCAAAGCGCAAAAGCGTACTCATTCAGCGCAGATGTTTGCTCAAGCCGCTGAATCCGTCGGTTATCATCCCTATGACCTGCCGTCAGCCAATACTTCCGGTCCTTACACGAACACCTATGGTGCCCAGATGGGGCCGTGTAACTTCTGCGGTTACTGCAGTGGTTACGCTTGTTACATGTATTCCAAAGCATCACCGAATGTGAATATCTGGCCGGCGTTGAAGCAAGAGCCGAAATTTGAACTGCGCGCTAACTCTTATGTGCTGCGCGTCAATCTGACAGACGATAAAAAGAAAGCGACGGGAGTAACTTACGTAGATGCGCAAGGTCAAGAAGTCGAGCAACCGGCGGACATCGTGGTTCTGGCGGCGTTCCAATTCCATAACGTTCATCTGATGCTGTTGTCTGGCATCGGCCAGCCATATAACCCTATCACCAATGAAGGGGTGGTGGGACGCAATTTCGCTTATCAGAACCTGTCGACCATCAAAGCGTTTTTCGATCAAAACACCTACACCAATAACTTCATTGGTGCCGGCGGCGCTGGCGTGGCGGTCGATGATTTCAACGCTGATAACTTCGATCACGGACCACATGGTTTTGTCGGTGGTTCACCGTTCTGGGTTAACCAGGCGGGCACCAAGCCGATTTCCGGTCTGCCTACCGTTCCGGGTGCACCAGCCTGGGGCAGCGAATGGAAAGGCGCGATTAAGCAAGCTTACAACCACCATGTGTCGATGGACGCGCACGGTGCGCACCAGTCTTATCGGGTCAATTATATGGATCTTGATCCTAACTATACCGATGTGCATGGCCAGCCTTTGCTGCGCATGACGTTCGACTGGCAGGAGAATGACATCAAGATGTCGCAGTTTATGCACAACAAGATGGCTAACATTGCCAAGGCGATGAATCCGCAAGCGATAAGCGGCAGTGCGAAACAAGCCGGCGAGCATTTCGATGCCCGTAAGTATCAGACCACTCACCTTAATGGCGGCGCGGTGATGGGTGAAAACCCGAAAACCAGTGCGGTCAACCGCTATCTGCAAAGCTGGGATGTGCACAATGTGTTTGTGCCGGGGGCTTCTGCATTTCCGCAAGGGCTAGGCTACAACCCGACCGGCATGGTGGCGGCGTTGACCTATTGGTCGGCCAAGGCGATTCGCGAACAATACCTGAAAAATCCAGGTCCTATGGTTCAGGCGTAA
- a CDS encoding gluconate 2-dehydrogenase subunit 3 family protein, whose product MSNKNDTPDSSRRRDFLAKTLALIPTVAIGSSLGGLTSSSVAQAASLPSEAASDTDNQQARDYFPTFFSSEEFAFIQAAVAVLIPNDQYGPGALEAGVPEFIDRQMNTPYGSGSNWYMQGPFNPDAAPELGYQRPLVPRDIYKLGIAEADKVARQQMGKGFAQLSVSKQSQLLSQMESDQVNFEQLPASLFFATLLQNTREGFFSDPIHGGNQNMVGWNLIGFPGARADFMDWVERDEAYPFPPVSITGQRG is encoded by the coding sequence ATGTCTAACAAAAATGATACGCCGGATAGCTCGCGACGCCGCGATTTTCTGGCTAAGACTTTAGCATTGATCCCCACAGTCGCCATTGGCAGTTCCCTCGGGGGATTGACCTCCTCATCAGTGGCTCAAGCGGCATCTCTTCCTTCCGAAGCTGCAAGCGATACGGATAATCAGCAAGCACGAGACTATTTTCCGACCTTTTTCAGCAGTGAAGAGTTTGCTTTTATTCAAGCGGCCGTCGCGGTGCTGATTCCCAATGACCAATATGGTCCGGGCGCTCTGGAAGCGGGTGTCCCCGAGTTTATTGACCGTCAGATGAACACGCCTTACGGCAGTGGCTCGAACTGGTATATGCAGGGGCCGTTTAACCCCGACGCCGCGCCGGAGTTGGGTTACCAGCGTCCGCTGGTGCCGCGCGATATTTATAAACTTGGCATCGCTGAAGCCGACAAGGTTGCCCGGCAGCAAATGGGCAAAGGGTTTGCTCAGCTGAGCGTTAGCAAACAAAGCCAATTGCTAAGCCAGATGGAAAGCGATCAGGTTAATTTTGAGCAACTGCCAGCCAGCCTGTTTTTTGCCACGTTGTTGCAGAACACACGGGAAGGTTTCTTCAGCGATCCGATTCATGGCGGCAACCAGAACATGGTCGGCTGGAATCTGATCGGTTTTCCCGGCGCACGCGCTGATTTTATGGACTGGGTTGAGCGCGATGAAGCCTACCCGTTCCCACCGGTTTCAATTACAGGTCAGCGAGGTTAA